Proteins co-encoded in one Armatimonadota bacterium genomic window:
- a CDS encoding Fe-S-containing hydro-lyase produces the protein MSSEQIFAGHPATIALTTPLRDDDVARLHAGDHVLLSGVVYTARDAAHERLAALLARGETLPVDLRGQVIYYCGPTPPRPGRPIGAAGPTTATRMDPYTPALLAAGLRGMIGKGRRGPDVREALVRHRAVYFAAVEGTAALLGQRVRAAAVVAFPDLGPEAIYRLEVDAFPVVVANDIYGQDVYELGRRQYLRQGA, from the coding sequence ATGAGCAGCGAGCAGATCTTCGCAGGCCACCCCGCCACCATCGCGCTGACCACGCCGCTGCGCGACGACGACGTCGCGCGTCTGCACGCCGGCGACCACGTGCTCCTCTCTGGCGTCGTCTACACCGCGCGCGACGCCGCGCACGAGCGCCTGGCGGCCCTGCTGGCCCGCGGGGAGACGCTGCCGGTGGACCTGCGGGGCCAGGTCATCTACTACTGCGGGCCGACCCCGCCGCGCCCGGGGCGGCCGATCGGTGCCGCGGGGCCCACCACGGCCACGCGCATGGATCCCTACACGCCGGCGCTGCTGGCGGCCGGCCTGCGGGGCATGATCGGGAAAGGTCGCCGGGGACCCGACGTGCGGGAGGCGCTCGTCCGCCATCGCGCGGTCTACTTCGCGGCGGTGGAAGGCACCGCAGCACTGCTTGGGCAGCGGGTGCGCGCGGCCGCGGTGGTGGCCTTCCCCGACCTTGGGCCGGAGGCAATCTACCGGCTGGAGGTCGACGCCTTCCCGGTCGTCGTCGCCAACGACATCTACGGGCAGGACGTCTACGAGCTGGGGCGGCGCCAGTACCTCCGGCAGGGAGCATGA
- a CDS encoding ABC transporter substrate-binding protein — MERRRARLTISVVLGLVAALLLPAGGLGGPRSELVVVSGMWSPPNNFNPINTDSWYGFYPIRFMFLRLLEARIDQGQLKFYPALASRWEVASDNQTFTFTLHPRAAWHDGKPVTADDVLFTLNTISDPRTETNRGTDIATIAGTDARGKRAAGAQLGVRILGPNKLEIKTKAPVDPNLFFEQLGTGVPMLPRHVLGDVPPDQLNRHPFMMAPTVGNGPFKFVQYKTDQFIELLANENFHLGAPKYRRLFIRIIPPAVMLAQIERGELDLSAGLGIGEVLIEDWDRVKQMPHVRAVSFAAPAYQYLLYNFQRPYLQDKRIRRAIAHAVNRPLIINQLLRGEAELVEGPIVPMSPYLNKNVKPWPYDPARARALLQEAGWDFGRTLVLRVPTGNVIRERSGDIIRENLVAVGMRVEIQKSDFPTHIAALRQANYDLALVGWGGTLDPDVSSQFRTGAIYNLTHHSIPQLDQLLDEGKATADPARRRQIYFRFQEVFADELPILVLYYPNARTVVAKRMSNVLPNQSGIYDFQPYIWIASVQ; from the coding sequence ATGGAGCGCAGACGCGCACGGCTGACAATCTCGGTCGTGCTAGGGCTGGTGGCGGCGTTGCTGCTGCCCGCCGGCGGGCTGGGAGGCCCGCGGTCGGAGCTCGTGGTCGTCTCGGGGATGTGGAGCCCGCCCAACAACTTCAACCCCATCAACACCGACAGCTGGTACGGGTTCTACCCCATCCGGTTCATGTTCCTGCGCCTGCTCGAGGCGCGGATCGATCAGGGCCAGCTCAAGTTCTACCCGGCGCTGGCCAGCCGATGGGAGGTGGCCTCCGACAACCAGACGTTCACCTTCACGCTACATCCCCGCGCGGCCTGGCACGACGGCAAGCCCGTGACGGCCGACGACGTGCTGTTCACCCTCAACACCATCAGCGACCCGCGCACCGAGACCAACCGGGGCACCGACATCGCCACCATTGCCGGCACCGACGCCCGGGGCAAGCGCGCGGCGGGCGCGCAGCTGGGCGTGCGGATCCTCGGCCCCAACAAGCTCGAGATCAAGACCAAGGCGCCGGTGGACCCCAACCTGTTCTTCGAACAGCTCGGCACCGGGGTACCCATGCTGCCCCGACACGTGCTGGGCGACGTGCCGCCCGACCAGCTGAACCGCCACCCGTTCATGATGGCGCCCACGGTGGGCAACGGCCCGTTCAAGTTCGTGCAGTACAAGACCGATCAGTTCATCGAGCTGCTGGCCAACGAGAACTTCCACCTGGGCGCCCCGAAGTACCGGCGGCTGTTCATCCGGATCATCCCGCCAGCGGTCATGCTGGCCCAGATCGAGCGGGGCGAGCTCGACCTCAGCGCGGGCCTGGGGATCGGCGAGGTGCTGATCGAGGACTGGGACCGGGTCAAGCAGATGCCGCACGTGCGGGCGGTCTCGTTCGCTGCGCCGGCGTACCAGTACCTGCTCTACAACTTCCAGCGGCCCTACCTCCAGGACAAGCGCATCCGGCGCGCCATCGCCCACGCCGTGAACCGTCCTTTGATCATCAACCAGTTGCTGCGGGGAGAGGCCGAGCTGGTGGAGGGGCCGATCGTGCCCATGAGCCCCTACCTCAACAAGAACGTGAAGCCCTGGCCCTACGACCCGGCGCGGGCGCGGGCCCTGCTGCAGGAGGCGGGGTGGGACTTCGGCCGCACGCTCGTCCTGCGGGTCCCCACCGGCAACGTGATCCGCGAGCGCTCGGGGGACATCATCCGGGAGAACCTGGTGGCCGTCGGCATGCGGGTGGAGATCCAGAAGTCCGACTTCCCCACGCACATCGCGGCCCTGCGGCAGGCCAACTACGACCTGGCCCTGGTGGGGTGGGGCGGCACCCTGGATCCGGACGTCTCCTCGCAGTTCCGGACCGGGGCGATCTACAACCTCACGCACCACTCCATCCCCCAGCTCGACCAGCTACTCGACGAGGGGAAGGCGACGGCCGACCCGGCCAGGCGCCGCCAGATCTACTTCCGGTTCCAGGAGGTGTTCGCCGACGAGCTGCCCATCCTGGTGCTGTACTATCCCAACGCCCGCACCGTGGTGGCCAAGCGCATGAGCAACGTCCTGCCCAACCAGTCGGGCATCTACGACTTCCAGCCGTACATCTGGATCGCGTCGGTGCAGTAG
- a CDS encoding EamA family transporter, whose protein sequence is MPARARGAPACMTAVALALILAAAAIHAVWNLLAKRAGGGAPFVWLFTLLSGVLYTPAVAVLLVVQRASVSATGVAFMAGSALLHVVYFVSLQRGYQTGDLSLVYPLARGTGPLLATLAAMAVLGERPTPLALVGAALIVGGVFVLTGGTRVLARAGTNPWAVRYGLLTGATIAAYTLWDKYGVAQVGVPPLVYDWGSNLGCAALLAPVALARWHEVRGHWAAHRVEIVGIALLAPLAYFLVLTAMVFTPVSYVAPAREISILVATVLGTRVLAEGDAPRRLAAAGSMVAGLIALALG, encoded by the coding sequence ATGCCGGCGCGCGCCCGGGGCGCGCCCGCCTGCATGACCGCGGTGGCGCTTGCGCTCATCCTGGCGGCGGCCGCGATCCACGCGGTCTGGAACCTGCTGGCCAAGCGCGCGGGCGGCGGCGCGCCGTTCGTGTGGCTGTTCACGCTGCTGTCGGGCGTGCTCTACACGCCGGCAGTGGCGGTGCTGCTGGTCGTGCAGCGCGCGTCGGTGAGCGCCACGGGCGTGGCCTTCATGGCAGGGTCGGCACTCCTGCACGTGGTCTACTTCGTGAGCCTGCAGCGGGGCTACCAGACGGGGGACCTGTCCCTGGTCTACCCACTGGCGCGCGGCACCGGGCCGCTGCTCGCGACACTGGCCGCGATGGCCGTGCTGGGCGAGCGCCCGACGCCCCTGGCACTGGTCGGCGCGGCGCTCATCGTCGGCGGGGTGTTCGTGCTCACGGGCGGGACGCGCGTGCTGGCCCGCGCCGGCACCAACCCGTGGGCGGTGCGCTACGGCCTGCTCACAGGCGCCACCATCGCCGCCTACACGTTGTGGGACAAGTACGGCGTGGCGCAGGTGGGCGTGCCGCCGCTGGTGTACGACTGGGGCTCGAACCTGGGCTGCGCGGCGCTGCTGGCGCCGGTGGCGCTGGCGCGGTGGCACGAGGTGCGCGGGCACTGGGCAGCCCATCGCGTGGAGATCGTGGGGATCGCGCTGCTGGCGCCGCTGGCCTACTTCCTGGTGCTGACCGCCATGGTCTTCACGCCGGTGAGCTACGTGGCGCCGGCGCGTGAGATCAGCATCCTGGTGGCCACGGTGCTGGGCACCAGGGTGCTGGCCGAAGGCGACGCGCCGCGGCGGCTGGCCGCGGCGGGCAGCATGGTGGCGGGCCTGATCGCGCTGGCGCTGGGATGA
- a CDS encoding CoA transferase has translation MTTPPLHGLLVLDLSTIVSGGTTTAVLADFGARVVKVEQPGSGDPLRAWGPTKDGVSLWWKVLSRNKESITLDLRVPRGQALLRALAARADVLVENFRPGTLERWGLGPEALEAANPRLVIVRISGFGQTGPYRDRPGFGTIAEAMSGYVALSGFPDGPPLLPPMPLADAVCGLLGAAAALAALHHRDHGGGRGQVIDLSLYEPLFRLLIPLVPQYALLGEVQQRTGNRFPGAAPRNLYQAGDGAWVAVSATSQRTFERLARAMDRPDLVTDPRFATNAARIAHIDALDAIIQAWMRARPLDEVLRRLTDAEAVAGPVYDARRILEDPHYRAREDIVTVPDDDLGAVPMPAVIPKFSRTPGQVAFAGPPLGAHNDVVYGDLLGLSREEIARLRDEGVI, from the coding sequence ATGACCACACCGCCGCTGCACGGCCTGCTGGTGCTGGACCTCTCGACCATCGTCTCGGGGGGCACCACCACCGCAGTGCTCGCCGACTTCGGCGCCCGGGTCGTCAAGGTCGAGCAACCGGGCAGCGGCGATCCGCTGCGGGCCTGGGGCCCCACGAAAGACGGCGTCTCGCTGTGGTGGAAGGTCCTCTCGCGCAACAAGGAGTCGATCACCCTGGACCTGCGCGTCCCGCGCGGGCAAGCGCTGCTGCGGGCGCTGGCCGCGCGGGCCGACGTCCTGGTCGAGAACTTCCGGCCGGGCACCCTCGAGCGCTGGGGCCTGGGGCCCGAGGCCCTCGAGGCCGCCAACCCCCGGCTCGTGATCGTCCGCATCTCCGGCTTCGGCCAGACCGGGCCCTACCGCGATCGGCCGGGGTTCGGCACGATCGCCGAGGCCATGAGCGGGTACGTGGCGCTGTCGGGATTTCCCGACGGCCCGCCCCTGCTGCCGCCCATGCCGCTTGCCGACGCGGTGTGCGGCCTGCTCGGCGCCGCCGCCGCGCTGGCGGCGCTCCACCACCGCGACCACGGCGGCGGACGAGGACAGGTCATCGACCTCAGCCTCTACGAGCCGCTGTTCCGCCTGCTGATTCCTCTCGTGCCCCAGTACGCGCTGCTGGGCGAGGTCCAGCAGCGCACCGGCAACCGCTTCCCGGGCGCCGCGCCGCGCAACCTCTACCAGGCCGGCGACGGCGCGTGGGTGGCCGTCTCGGCCACGAGCCAGCGTACGTTCGAGCGGCTCGCCCGCGCCATGGACCGGCCCGACCTCGTCACCGACCCGCGCTTTGCCACCAACGCCGCGCGCATCGCCCACATCGACGCCCTGGACGCCATCATCCAGGCGTGGATGCGCGCGCGGCCGCTGGACGAGGTCCTCAGGCGGCTGACCGACGCCGAGGCCGTCGCCGGCCCGGTGTACGACGCGCGCCGCATCCTGGAGGACCCGCACTACCGGGCACGCGAGGACATCGTGACCGTCCCCGACGACGACCTGGGCGCCGTGCCCATGCCGGCCGTGATCCCCAAGTTCTCCCGTACGCCGGGGCAGGTGGCGTTCGCCGGCCCGCCGCTGGGCGCGCACAACGATGTCGTCTACGGCGACCTGCTCGGGCTCTCCCGCGAGGAGATCGCGCGCCTGCGCGACGAAGGGGTGATCTGA
- a CDS encoding M20/M25/M40 family metallo-hydrolase gives MDDVLRYLDAHFDAHLARVQQFVRQPSISGEGTGMREMAELVADSIRRLDGRAELVPTDGWPVVYGAVEAGAPKTLLLYGMYDVQPVEGEQWLVPPFAGEVVDLPELGPSVVARGVYNTKGPLAGLLFVLEAIQTVRGRLPVNVKFVVEGEEELGSPHLPQFVHATRDRLGADATYFAFYNQDRHGKPMLWLGVKGIQYFEIACRGGAWGGPRTRGVHGSNAVWIGSPVWRLLRALATMMDDDEQIQIEGFYDDVAPPSAEDEELLAALARTFDPATELWMWDAERFKYDLTGAALLRRYLYDPTLNIDGIWGGYTGPGTKTLLPHEVRVKMDVRLVPDMQPERVRQRIRAHLERIGRGDLEVHFYEGYPPAKTSVRAPVVQALVRAIRALGFEPEIWPHIAGSAPFYLFREVLGQPFAMGGLGHGGRPHSPNEYATLDGMRLFARSVARFLYEYAEDAAR, from the coding sequence GTGGACGACGTCCTGCGCTACCTCGACGCTCACTTCGACGCCCACCTCGCGCGCGTCCAGCAGTTCGTCCGCCAGCCCAGCATCAGCGGCGAGGGCACCGGCATGCGCGAGATGGCCGAGCTGGTGGCCGACAGCATCCGCCGCCTGGACGGGAGGGCCGAGCTCGTGCCCACCGACGGCTGGCCGGTGGTCTACGGCGCGGTGGAGGCCGGGGCGCCCAAGACCCTGCTCCTCTACGGCATGTACGATGTCCAGCCCGTGGAGGGCGAGCAGTGGCTGGTGCCGCCCTTCGCGGGCGAGGTGGTGGACCTGCCCGAGCTCGGGCCCAGCGTCGTGGCCCGCGGCGTCTACAACACCAAAGGGCCGCTCGCCGGGCTGTTGTTCGTGCTCGAGGCCATCCAGACCGTGCGCGGGCGCCTGCCGGTGAACGTCAAGTTCGTCGTGGAAGGGGAGGAGGAGCTCGGCAGCCCCCACCTGCCGCAGTTCGTCCATGCGACCCGCGACCGCCTGGGCGCCGACGCGACCTACTTCGCCTTCTACAACCAGGACCGCCACGGCAAGCCGATGCTGTGGCTGGGCGTCAAGGGCATCCAGTACTTCGAGATCGCCTGCCGCGGCGGGGCGTGGGGCGGTCCGCGCACCCGCGGCGTGCACGGCAGCAACGCGGTCTGGATCGGCAGCCCCGTCTGGCGGCTGCTGCGCGCGCTGGCCACCATGATGGACGACGACGAGCAGATCCAGATCGAGGGCTTCTACGACGACGTGGCCCCGCCCAGCGCCGAGGACGAGGAGTTGCTGGCGGCCCTGGCCCGCACCTTCGACCCGGCCACGGAGCTGTGGATGTGGGACGCCGAGCGGTTCAAGTACGACCTGACCGGCGCTGCCCTGCTGCGCCGCTACCTCTACGACCCCACGCTGAACATCGACGGCATCTGGGGCGGCTACACGGGGCCCGGCACCAAGACCCTGCTGCCCCACGAGGTGCGCGTGAAGATGGACGTGCGCCTGGTGCCCGACATGCAGCCCGAGCGCGTGCGCCAGCGGATCCGCGCGCACCTCGAGCGCATCGGCCGCGGCGACCTGGAGGTGCACTTCTACGAAGGGTACCCGCCGGCCAAGACCAGCGTGCGCGCGCCGGTCGTCCAGGCGCTGGTCCGCGCCATCCGGGCGCTGGGCTTCGAACCCGAGATCTGGCCCCACATCGCCGGGTCGGCGCCGTTCTACCTGTTCCGCGAGGTGTTGGGCCAGCCGTTCGCCATGGGCGGCCTGGGCCATGGCGGCCGCCCCCACAGCCCCAACGAGTACGCCACCCTGGACGGGATGCGGCTGTTCGCGCGGTCGGTGGCGCGGTTCCTCTACGAGTACGCGGAGGACGCGGCGCGCTGA
- a CDS encoding PQQ-binding-like beta-propeller repeat protein, with protein MADASAVPAMFRANTARDGTYRAPNPLRLVGARWAFETHGTVFSAPAVAGDLVCFGGRDRHVYAIDFAAGRVRWRRTLPHGTSSSPAVVADTVYIGGEDGGCYAFDLATGDVRWRFEAGLPIASSPAVADDVVYVGSGGARPGQRGGCLYALARATGHERWRVRASGGFYSSPAVARGVVVCGSRDGRVYAVDAASGQVRWTFATGGEVLSTPAIGVSPTRDTEVVYIGSNDGRLYALALATGERLWACETARALLDASPAVAAGVVALGGKDGVLRVLDADTGAERWRVRRTTETEPHTFSAPTVAGDVLLAGCSDGTFTAWALQTGRQLWAFTAPTSVWTSACVVGNAVCVGSGSDCRVYLLSTAEPDRPRPARCAWDAATFVALMRDLAPALALDYSADSVAALERFIGERFDPPGARSADDRFAYGLGCYLGEVIVRTLGGTWDPAGEPCVRNVGGIETLFPLDRARRRLAEGPEASLVAFLAAVTRYATGKPR; from the coding sequence ATGGCTGACGCTTCGGCAGTACCGGCGATGTTCCGCGCCAACACGGCCCGCGACGGCACCTACCGCGCCCCGAACCCGTTGCGCCTGGTCGGGGCCCGCTGGGCGTTCGAGACCCACGGGACCGTGTTCTCCGCGCCAGCGGTCGCCGGCGATCTCGTGTGCTTCGGCGGCCGCGACCGTCACGTCTACGCCATCGACTTCGCGGCGGGCCGGGTGCGCTGGCGGCGCACGCTACCGCACGGCACGTCGTCGTCCCCAGCGGTGGTGGCCGACACGGTGTACATCGGGGGCGAGGACGGCGGCTGCTACGCCTTCGATCTCGCCACCGGCGACGTCCGCTGGCGGTTCGAGGCGGGGCTGCCGATCGCATCGTCGCCCGCGGTGGCAGACGACGTCGTCTACGTGGGCAGCGGGGGCGCTCGCCCCGGCCAGCGCGGCGGGTGCCTGTACGCCCTCGCGCGGGCGACCGGGCACGAGCGCTGGCGCGTCCGCGCCAGCGGCGGCTTCTACTCGTCGCCCGCCGTGGCACGCGGGGTGGTGGTCTGCGGCAGCCGCGACGGGCGCGTCTACGCCGTCGACGCCGCGTCGGGGCAGGTGCGCTGGACGTTTGCGACCGGCGGGGAGGTGCTGTCGACCCCCGCCATCGGGGTGAGCCCGACGCGCGACACCGAGGTCGTGTACATCGGCAGCAACGACGGTCGGCTCTACGCGCTGGCCCTGGCCACGGGCGAACGGCTGTGGGCCTGCGAGACCGCGCGCGCCCTGCTGGACGCCTCGCCGGCCGTGGCCGCAGGCGTGGTGGCGCTCGGCGGCAAGGACGGCGTCCTGCGGGTCCTCGACGCCGACACCGGGGCAGAACGCTGGCGGGTGCGTCGGACCACCGAGACCGAACCCCACACCTTCAGCGCACCCACCGTGGCCGGCGACGTCCTGCTGGCAGGGTGCTCTGACGGGACGTTCACCGCGTGGGCGTTGCAGACCGGCCGCCAGCTCTGGGCGTTCACCGCGCCGACGTCGGTCTGGACCTCGGCCTGCGTGGTCGGCAACGCCGTGTGCGTCGGCAGCGGCTCGGACTGCCGGGTCTACCTGCTGTCGACAGCAGAGCCCGACCGACCGCGCCCGGCCCGCTGCGCCTGGGACGCCGCGACCTTCGTGGCGCTCATGCGCGACCTGGCGCCCGCCCTCGCCCTCGACTACTCGGCGGACAGCGTCGCGGCCCTCGAGCGCTTCATCGGCGAGCGCTTCGATCCGCCGGGCGCGCGCAGCGCGGACGATCGGTTCGCCTACGGCCTCGGCTGCTACCTTGGCGAGGTCATCGTGCGCACGCTCGGCGGTACCTGGGATCCCGCCGGGGAGCCGTGCGTGCGGAACGTGGGCGGCATCGAGACGCTCTTCCCCCTCGACCGTGCACGCCGACGGCTGGCGGAGGGGCCGGAGGCATCGCTCGTGGCGTTCCTGGCCGCGGTGACGCGGTACGCGACGGGGAAGCCCCGGTAG
- a CDS encoding ABC transporter permease, translated as MADALPKVRSLAAASRRAPQAQGFWQLALRRFLRHRMAVAGLGVFTAVAVMALAAPVLAPHSPTAIDATAFQAAPSARHPLGTDSVGRDVLSRLIYAARVSLSVGVLAVGMYVVIGTAVGAIAGYAGGTVDLLLSRVMDVVLSFPPLIIILFAVSVFGRPSLWNVIVVLGLLGWPPVARLVRGQVLALRQQEFVLAARACGADDRLVVIRHLLPNAMAPVLVAATFGTANAILVEAALSFLGLGVQPPTPSWGNMLTDAQSLTVLERMPWLWLPPGFMILISVLAINFVGDGLRDALDPGLRL; from the coding sequence ATGGCCGATGCGCTGCCCAAGGTCCGGTCGCTGGCTGCCGCTTCCCGGCGGGCGCCGCAGGCCCAGGGGTTCTGGCAGCTGGCGCTGCGCCGCTTCCTGCGCCACCGCATGGCGGTCGCCGGCCTGGGGGTGTTCACCGCCGTGGCGGTGATGGCCCTGGCCGCGCCCGTCCTGGCGCCGCACAGTCCCACGGCGATCGACGCCACCGCGTTCCAGGCGGCCCCCTCGGCTCGCCATCCGCTGGGTACCGACAGCGTGGGGCGCGACGTCCTCAGCCGGCTGATCTACGCGGCGCGGGTCTCCCTCTCCGTGGGCGTGCTGGCGGTGGGGATGTACGTGGTCATCGGCACCGCGGTGGGCGCCATCGCGGGCTACGCCGGCGGCACGGTGGACCTGCTGCTCAGCCGCGTGATGGACGTGGTGCTCTCGTTCCCGCCGCTGATCATCATCCTGTTCGCCGTTAGCGTCTTCGGGCGCCCCAGCCTGTGGAACGTGATCGTGGTGCTGGGCCTGCTGGGCTGGCCACCGGTGGCGCGCCTGGTGCGCGGCCAGGTCCTGGCGCTGCGCCAGCAGGAGTTCGTGCTGGCGGCGCGGGCCTGCGGGGCCGACGACCGGCTCGTGGTGATCCGCCACCTGCTCCCCAACGCCATGGCGCCGGTGCTGGTGGCGGCCACGTTCGGCACGGCCAACGCCATCCTGGTGGAGGCCGCGCTGTCGTTCCTGGGGCTGGGGGTGCAGCCGCCGACCCCGTCGTGGGGGAACATGCTGACCGACGCCCAGTCGCTGACGGTCCTCGAGCGGATGCCGTGGCTGTGGCTGCCGCCTGGCTTCATGATCCTGATCTCGGTGCTGGCCATCAACTTCGTGGGCGACGGGCTGCGGGACGCTCTCGACCCCGGCCTGCGCCTGTAG
- a CDS encoding CoA ester lyase — protein MRPGHPSQDHSGPGVARPRRSLLFVPADQPLKLRKAATVPCDGVILDLEDGVAPARKAEARAGVREALRDLPLAPRERLVRINALASPWGRDDLAALRAADPLPDVVVIPKVAGPDDVLAVARALEGTRVGLLPHVETARGLVRAVEIATCCPAVIGLFFGAGDLLVETGGQRTPASLLYPRSVIAVAAAAAGVVAIDTPWFRLGDLVGLEDDARDAADLGFAGKAAIHPEQVEVLNRVFTPSPDRVAWAKRVLEAATRETAGAWVVDGEMADAMTVRVAQRIVATAQALGVGEDGDGVGQGEDEEG, from the coding sequence ATGCGCCCTGGACACCCGTCGCAGGATCACAGCGGGCCTGGCGTCGCCCGCCCCCGCCGCAGCCTGCTTTTCGTGCCCGCCGACCAGCCGCTGAAGCTGCGGAAGGCGGCCACCGTGCCCTGCGACGGGGTCATCCTCGATCTGGAAGACGGCGTGGCCCCGGCCCGCAAGGCCGAGGCGCGCGCCGGCGTCCGCGAGGCGCTGCGGGACCTGCCGCTGGCCCCGCGCGAGCGGCTGGTGCGCATCAACGCGCTGGCCTCGCCCTGGGGGCGCGACGACCTGGCCGCGCTGCGCGCCGCCGACCCGCTGCCGGACGTGGTCGTCATCCCCAAGGTCGCGGGCCCCGACGACGTGCTGGCCGTCGCGCGCGCCCTCGAGGGCACCAGGGTCGGCCTGCTCCCGCACGTCGAGACCGCGCGGGGGTTGGTGCGCGCCGTCGAGATCGCCACCTGCTGCCCGGCGGTGATCGGCCTGTTCTTCGGGGCCGGCGACCTGCTGGTCGAAACCGGCGGGCAGCGCACGCCCGCGTCGCTGCTCTACCCGCGGTCGGTGATCGCCGTCGCCGCAGCCGCCGCCGGCGTCGTCGCCATCGACACCCCGTGGTTCCGCCTGGGCGACCTGGTCGGCCTCGAGGACGACGCCCGCGACGCCGCCGACCTGGGCTTCGCCGGCAAGGCCGCCATCCACCCCGAGCAGGTCGAGGTCCTCAACCGCGTCTTCACGCCGTCGCCGGACCGCGTGGCCTGGGCGAAGCGGGTGCTGGAGGCGGCCACACGCGAGACCGCCGGCGCCTGGGTGGTCGACGGCGAGATGGCCGACGCGATGACCGTCCGCGTGGCCCAGCGCATCGTGGCGACGGCGCAGGCGCTGGGGGTAGGCGAGGACGGGGACGGGGTCGGCCAGGGCGAAGACGAGGAGGGATAG
- a CDS encoding fumarate hydratase has product MRTITTATITRAVADLCIEINHRMQPDMLAALARARDAEVSPVGRRVLEQLLENARVAREQWYPLCQDTGQAVVFVDLGQDVRVVGGSLTEAIQEGVRRGYAEGYLRRSVVRDPLRRENTGDNTPAIVYFDIVPGDRVRIGIIAKGAGCDNASRLAMLTPAAGRQDMEAFVVETIEQAGPNASPPVVVGVGLGGTFEKAALLAKRALLRPVGQPSPDPELAALETRLLERINALGIGPAGFGGSVTALAVHVEGHATHIASFPVAVNLDCHSHRAKTIEL; this is encoded by the coding sequence ATGCGCACCATCACCACCGCAACCATCACCCGGGCCGTCGCCGACCTGTGCATCGAGATCAACCACCGGATGCAGCCCGACATGCTGGCAGCCCTGGCGCGGGCGCGCGACGCCGAGGTCTCGCCGGTGGGCCGACGGGTGCTGGAGCAGCTGCTGGAGAACGCGCGGGTGGCGCGGGAGCAGTGGTACCCGCTCTGCCAGGACACCGGCCAGGCGGTGGTCTTCGTCGACCTGGGCCAGGACGTGCGGGTGGTCGGCGGCAGCCTGACCGAGGCGATCCAGGAGGGGGTGCGCCGGGGCTACGCCGAGGGCTACCTGCGTCGCTCGGTGGTGCGCGACCCGCTGCGCCGCGAGAACACGGGCGACAACACGCCGGCGATCGTGTACTTCGACATCGTGCCCGGCGACCGGGTGCGCATCGGGATCATCGCCAAGGGCGCGGGCTGCGACAACGCGAGCCGCCTGGCCATGCTGACGCCCGCGGCGGGGCGCCAGGACATGGAGGCGTTCGTCGTGGAGACCATCGAGCAGGCAGGACCCAACGCCAGCCCGCCGGTGGTGGTGGGCGTGGGCCTGGGCGGGACCTTCGAGAAGGCGGCGCTGCTGGCCAAGCGGGCGCTGCTGCGGCCGGTGGGGCAGCCCTCGCCCGACCCGGAGCTGGCGGCGCTGGAGACCCGCCTGCTGGAGCGCATCAATGCCCTGGGCATCGGTCCGGCAGGGTTCGGGGGCAGTGTGACGGCGCTGGCGGTGCACGTGGAGGGGCACGCCACCCACATCGCGAGCTTCCCGGTGGCGGTCAACCTGGACTGCCACTCGCACCGGGCGAAGACGATCGAACTGTGA